The following proteins are co-located in the Echinicola sp. 20G genome:
- a CDS encoding ABC transporter ATP-binding protein, producing the protein MPILELKNVSKSYGTSTSKVDVLSNINLSVEEGEFVAIVGFSGSGKTTLINMINGLQFPDEGQVLLHGNPVIGPGPDRGVIFQNYSLLPWLNVFKNIKLSVDEAFPNLSKQEIEKHINKYIEMVNLSHAAHKYPKELSGGMRQRVSVARALAMNPEILLMDEPLSALDALTRGTLQEEIIKIWSKDKKTAILITNDVDEGILMADRIIPLTPGPKATLGPEFKINFKRPRDVTEINKDPHYKRLRNDILEYLIEVGTTRKQTSDQKYILPDLKPVMPGRVFFGRKKKNEKVKYF; encoded by the coding sequence ATGCCCATCTTAGAACTTAAAAACGTCAGCAAATCCTATGGTACCAGCACTTCAAAAGTGGACGTACTTAGTAATATCAACCTCAGTGTAGAAGAAGGAGAGTTTGTGGCCATTGTAGGTTTTTCCGGGAGTGGCAAAACTACACTGATCAACATGATCAATGGGCTACAATTTCCAGATGAGGGACAGGTTCTCCTGCATGGAAATCCTGTCATTGGCCCTGGTCCTGACAGAGGTGTCATTTTCCAAAACTATTCTCTCTTGCCTTGGCTGAATGTATTCAAAAACATCAAGCTATCTGTGGATGAAGCATTTCCAAACTTATCAAAACAAGAAATAGAAAAACATATCAACAAGTACATCGAAATGGTTAATCTAAGCCATGCCGCTCATAAATATCCTAAGGAATTATCAGGCGGGATGAGACAGCGGGTATCTGTCGCCAGGGCTTTGGCTATGAACCCTGAAATATTATTGATGGATGAACCTCTAAGTGCCCTTGATGCCCTAACAAGAGGCACCTTACAGGAGGAAATTATTAAAATTTGGAGCAAAGATAAAAAGACTGCTATCCTGATTACCAATGATGTCGATGAGGGAATACTCATGGCGGATCGGATAATCCCATTGACCCCAGGCCCAAAGGCTACGCTTGGCCCAGAATTCAAAATTAATTTTAAAAGGCCAAGGGATGTAACTGAGATCAATAAAGATCCTCACTACAAAAGGTTGAGAAATGATATTCTTGAATATTTGATAGAAGTAGGAACTACCAGAAAGCAAACCAGTGATCAGAAATACATCCTCCCTGACTTGAAACCAGTCATGCCTGGTAGGGTATTCTTCGGAAGAAAGAAGAAAAACGAAAAAGTGAAATACTTCTAA
- a CDS encoding ABC transporter permease, giving the protein MKDKTIKTMRFFGLGFLEPLLKALSGEETQKNLTEFIKKTLFPIASILLFILVWHLGASALYNKEAEARIEKAKTEQGEEAAKAMADCIASGDVSCQPNTLPSPKQVYQAYIALWKDHLQISENKSDFREKVADTNAQREEQGLSPITYTGRPSFLDQIGTSLKTVAAGFLLALFIAVPIGIIIGLSDVLRNSFNWLIQILKPVSPVVWLLLVFMIVKTVITDPNMDKSFIISFISVGLCAMWATLVNTSMGVATVDKDYINVSKVLKLSIGKQIFKIILPASFPLIFTGLRITVSVAWMVLIAIELLAQSPGLGSFVWEEFQNGASDSNAKIIVAMFVIGIIGFLLDRIMLTVQNFMTFSKA; this is encoded by the coding sequence ATGAAAGACAAAACCATCAAAACCATGAGATTCTTTGGCCTTGGCTTTTTGGAGCCATTGCTTAAAGCGCTGAGTGGTGAAGAAACTCAGAAAAATCTTACCGAATTTATTAAGAAAACCCTCTTCCCAATCGCTTCTATCTTACTGTTTATCTTGGTTTGGCATTTGGGGGCTTCAGCACTGTATAACAAGGAAGCAGAAGCCAGAATTGAAAAAGCCAAAACTGAACAAGGCGAGGAAGCCGCAAAGGCCATGGCTGACTGTATTGCTTCTGGCGATGTCAGTTGTCAGCCTAACACACTTCCATCCCCAAAGCAGGTATATCAGGCCTATATTGCCCTTTGGAAAGACCATTTACAGATTTCTGAAAACAAAAGTGACTTCAGGGAAAAAGTAGCTGATACCAATGCCCAGCGGGAGGAACAAGGCCTGTCTCCTATCACCTACACAGGGCGTCCTTCCTTTTTGGATCAGATAGGAACAAGCCTAAAAACGGTGGCCGCAGGATTCCTGCTTGCATTGTTTATCGCTGTTCCCATTGGGATCATTATCGGTCTGAGCGATGTGCTCCGAAACTCCTTCAATTGGCTAATCCAAATCTTAAAGCCTGTATCACCTGTCGTTTGGCTGTTATTGGTTTTTATGATTGTCAAAACGGTAATTACTGATCCCAATATGGACAAGTCTTTTATCATTTCTTTTATCAGCGTGGGCTTGTGTGCCATGTGGGCCACCCTTGTCAATACCAGCATGGGAGTGGCCACAGTAGACAAAGATTACATCAATGTCTCCAAAGTATTAAAGCTTAGCATCGGTAAGCAAATCTTTAAAATCATCCTCCCAGCTTCCTTCCCGTTGATCTTTACAGGTCTTAGGATTACAGTTTCGGTAGCATGGATGGTTTTGATTGCCATTGAGCTACTTGCCCAAAGCCCAGGACTAGGGTCTTTTGTTTGGGAAGAATTCCAAAACGGAGCCAGTGACTCCAACGCCAAAATCATTGTGGCCATGTTTGTGATAGGCATTATCGGGTTTCTATTGGACAGGATCATGCTAACTGTACAAAATTTCATGACATTTAGTAAAGCGTAA
- a CDS encoding ABC transporter ATP-binding protein: protein MNAMLSKENLHIPHLNNQPEMLVCEELRKVYPTPKGDYVVLDDLHLSIKKGEFVSIIGHSGCGKSTLLTMIAGLNDVSGGKIQVDQEPISGAGPDRAVVFQSPSLLPWLTALQNVMIGVKQVFPHASKAEKLDICKYYLDKVGLGNDFDKKATSLSQGMQQRVGIARAFALKPKILLLDEPFGMLDSLTRGELQDVLLEIWQKEKITAVAITHDVDESIFLADRVIMMTSGPYAKIGDELVIPFERPRIRKEVLEHPAYYDYRGYLMDFLNH from the coding sequence ATGAACGCAATGCTCAGTAAAGAAAACTTACATATCCCTCACCTTAACAATCAACCAGAAATGTTGGTTTGTGAGGAACTACGTAAAGTGTACCCTACACCAAAGGGGGATTACGTAGTTTTAGATGATCTTCACTTGTCCATTAAAAAAGGAGAATTCGTGTCTATTATTGGACATTCCGGCTGTGGAAAGTCCACCTTGCTTACTATGATTGCTGGCCTAAATGATGTCAGTGGTGGCAAAATCCAAGTAGATCAAGAACCTATCTCTGGAGCAGGACCAGACCGAGCAGTAGTCTTCCAATCTCCAAGCTTGTTACCTTGGCTAACCGCTCTGCAGAATGTTATGATAGGCGTAAAGCAGGTATTTCCTCATGCCAGCAAAGCGGAAAAACTGGACATTTGTAAATACTATTTGGACAAAGTTGGCTTGGGAAATGATTTTGATAAAAAAGCCACTTCATTGTCACAAGGTATGCAACAACGGGTAGGCATTGCCAGGGCCTTTGCGCTGAAACCTAAAATCCTTTTACTGGATGAACCTTTTGGGATGCTGGATTCATTGACCAGAGGAGAGTTGCAAGATGTGCTTTTGGAAATATGGCAAAAGGAAAAAATCACCGCCGTTGCCATCACCCATGACGTAGATGAATCTATTTTTCTGGCAGATCGTGTCATCATGATGACCAGTGGTCCTTATGCCAAAATTGGCGATGAACTAGTCATTCCCTTTGAAAGACCCCGCATAAGAAAAGAAGTTTTGGAACACCCAGCATACTATGATTACCGAGGATACCTGATGGACTTCCTCAACCATTAA